Proteins encoded within one genomic window of Akkermansiaceae bacterium:
- a CDS encoding MotA/TolQ/ExbB proton channel family protein yields MLISALSVSAAPVSTGAPQEKGLIELFAAGGYTMYALLLISVILVLFILVFLATIRRNAVVSDKFMSAADAMIRRRDYLGLIAYCHRQNESIARVIQKSLEFLTKNPNAPFIEVRSLAEAEGSRQAGTLTSRITYLADIAAIAPMVGLLGTVLGMIKSFIHISGGAGQGVRQMELAGGVSEALIATASGLIIAIPALVFYSFFRGRVFRYVSELEAASAHLMAILNSQIERQPSGPSYSTPAARGRGDDFAMPTPSPLGAERPDLHGI; encoded by the coding sequence ATGTTGATCTCCGCGCTTTCCGTTTCCGCTGCTCCCGTCTCTACCGGCGCTCCCCAGGAGAAAGGACTCATCGAGCTTTTCGCCGCGGGCGGATACACGATGTACGCCCTGCTCCTGATCTCTGTGATCCTGGTGCTGTTCATCCTGGTCTTCCTCGCCACCATCCGCCGCAACGCGGTGGTGAGTGACAAGTTCATGAGCGCCGCGGACGCCATGATCCGCCGCCGGGACTATCTGGGCCTCATCGCCTACTGCCACCGGCAGAACGAATCCATCGCGCGGGTGATCCAGAAGTCATTGGAATTCCTCACGAAGAACCCGAACGCTCCGTTCATCGAGGTGCGCAGCCTCGCCGAAGCGGAAGGCTCCCGCCAGGCGGGCACCCTCACCTCCCGCATCACCTACCTCGCGGACATCGCCGCCATCGCGCCGATGGTGGGTCTGCTCGGAACGGTGCTGGGCATGATCAAGTCGTTCATCCACATCTCCGGTGGGGCGGGCCAGGGCGTGCGCCAGATGGAACTGGCGGGCGGTGTTTCCGAAGCACTGATCGCCACCGCTTCCGGTCTGATCATCGCGATTCCCGCGCTGGTGTTCTACTCCTTCTTCCGGGGCCGCGTCTTCCGCTATGTCTCCGAACTGGAAGCAGCGTCCGCACACCTGATGGCGATCCTGAACAGCCAGATCGAGCGTCAGCCGTCCGGTCCGTCCTATTCCACCCCGGCCGCACGGGGCCGCGGTGATGACTTCGCCATGCCGACGCCAAGCCCGCTGGGAGCGGAGCGCCCGGATCTGCACGGCATCTGA
- a CDS encoding biopolymer transporter ExbD, which translates to MKFNRHLPPPAPMNLVPMIDVLFLLLAFFIISWQFSQSETELNVSVPTAEEGTDSEQQRGEIIINILADLSIRVEGRTVTLPELQEKLTALAKDYKNQPVRLRGDATVPYQRMVDVIDTCQKAGIWNISFASQAPKEK; encoded by the coding sequence ATGAAGTTCAATCGTCACCTACCGCCTCCGGCACCCATGAACCTGGTGCCGATGATCGACGTGTTGTTCCTGCTGCTCGCGTTCTTCATCATTTCCTGGCAATTCTCCCAGTCCGAAACGGAGCTGAACGTCTCCGTCCCCACCGCCGAGGAAGGCACGGACTCCGAGCAGCAACGGGGGGAAATCATCATCAACATCCTCGCGGATCTCTCGATCCGGGTGGAGGGACGCACCGTGACCCTCCCCGAGCTGCAGGAAAAACTGACCGCCCTGGCCAAGGACTACAAGAACCAGCCGGTGCGGCTGCGGGGGGATGCGACCGTCCCCTACCAGCGGATGGTTGACGTGATCGACACCTGCCAAAAAGCGGGGATCTGGAACATTTCGTTCGCCTCCCAAGCTCCGAAAGAGAAATAG